From the Colletotrichum lupini chromosome 1, complete sequence genome, the window ATTAAGGATTagagaactatttttaaaaaagggggatagtacttatcttttttattataatattaaaataaaataactaaataataaattaaattataaaaaacttagaccttttgaaattattaaaaaagtcttattaattaattacgaattaagattattaaatacgatataatactatcccgttttctatattttattattcgaacttatattaagaggattatatataaagaattatattattattaaactaaactaattagagtACGAAGTCGaacgaattattaactatagagttaaaaataaaatataagaattctttattaaataaaaaaactacggatataaaaaaatatataagaacttattacgaacttttaaaacttttaataacttctcaaggagtattaaaattaaaattaaattcaaaactcttagttattacggtatcctaattaataattttaaaagtattattagcttatattttataggccgttaaggaAGTATTTTCGAAGTCTTTAAAAAACtcctttaatataacttaactttttttatatactatttatttttaaaaacgaagacgctctaacttagataacgacttatttaatttagcctaggcttattaataagccttagcctttttttataactccgTAGCCCTTTCCTAAAAccataacttttttatttcttttttataattaaaataattaaactccgttactaactaattaactatacttagttaactaaaatttataaataaaaacgtaatacttacgaatataaatagtattagcgaacgtattatataaaatacttaaataataatatattctataaacctcggaattaaaaagaactaaataACGGACCCCTTACgagtaataatttaaataaggtattatttttatactttcgttaaaaaagcgaataatacataataatttataataagacgtagctattaaaaatttcgattttttaattcgacctaatatcgtattaatatattttaaaaaaacacTTAATAATTCTCTAACTTAAGAATAGAcgacctatttataagcctagaggactagacttttaaaaagagaagctaatattacgacttaatacgtataataaagttagggCCTTGCCCTATAGGACCTGCGgcggctattatattatatatataaaaatacaaatttaaaataactcctcttaaaataaaagaactataaataagttacgtaactacaattatataataaaataaagaacgaatacttataaataaataaaacgaacgattataaataaataaaacggacgactatttagtaaatagttaaataataataaataaaatattataaagaatatatttaagaacgagacttatatataatatagacttaaactaagcttaaaaatagattttttatagcttctttagtaattaacttagtattagatcttataatcgcttttagctatttttactaagaacctcttttaataaaactacgatCGATTACcagagctttacttattttataacttataaatatagttttaaaaaagctatttataactataatactatttacttagtactcgtagccttaacttttattaatatacttattacgactagctagctataataatcttataataaaatcggattattttttattttaaaatacgttataaaataacctattttatataagtagttatataatattagtattttaaatagcttagtcttttaatccttaccccctaagtagctaaaacgagctttttaagtattattaatataaaatatctagatctaaagtactaaagctaagctatatttaattagttattccttaactaatataaaaaacgtaagtactaagtattacgtattaaaattatattaataagtaaaaactaatttttaaataaaaaataggataaataaggcttatattttaaaaagactaaattaactttcttttcgagctacttaataataacgttcttAAATTCGCTACTAaactaaagggtataatCGAAACCCgagtactaaatactaactttttaaaaaagagcttttaatataacgtttatataaaagttcttaataaaaccgatattataaaaaataaaatactctATCTTAGGcccctttagttttataaaaatattatatataatcctcgttcccttagtaataataaaataagacgCCGTTTTAGAATTTATATTCTCTAAGCTatcgctttattaaataaaatccggctctaaaagtaattaattattaataaggtaaatagtattataattatttataactatattcttaaaaaagaggtataagttaataaaggggataaaaaaaatagtaaaattactattcctatttacctctatacttagcttagaaagtagactaatattaataattataactacgatatttaaaaagtaggttCCCttaaagttctttttattacttagcttattagttttaattatttttttaaaataacctcggttactattactctatttaaaaaggggttttatataaatctagcctttttaagtaaaatcggtataaaaattaatatacttttcttaatttaaataggaaATTATTTTCTAAGCGTCGTtagtacttagctaaatatattctaacttcgtcttatttattaaaataagctctacttttatatagtttattaatttttagtaataggttcctttataaaagtagttcataaataagttaagagtcgcttcgttttatttaaaaaaatctaagtaacttattaatattacgaatattataagggttaatctacgacttttattatataccgcttttttatataaaaagtcgttaaaaatcttagtataataccctatattaaaaatcgctTCCCTTTTTCGttctagtttaataattttaataagctcttaattaaattagtttaGGGTAAAGTAacgtatagttatataaaaaaaagtttttaaagcGAGGGTTCCCTagactttaaatagcttaagctacgttacttaataataagctaaaaaaaagtctttaatttaagttaataagctaatactaaagtttattttatttataaccgcgttaaattccttttttataattataaataaactaaagttacttagtatatacttttacttaagaactttaactacgatataaaaggagtagtttaaagaattaataagctcttttttcgtATTCTTTaagattttttaaataattataagggagatttaataatttattaatttatataatctctctttttataaataagaaatcgttttaaatatagtttattaaataaaaaaagcgtattctttaataaaacgtactTAATTCgctattatagcttttagttttattaaaataactaattacttaattcgatcgtttttaataaagggtTCGATTATAATTTTACTTTCTAATTAttcggtttattattaaataaactccttaagtctttattagtatttagtcgaggccgttttatatatttaattttaaataatatttcgtattttaatatactcctcaattaaaagaatagacttaataaaaagaaacggatttaataaaaaaataaaattatcTGAGTTTAGTAAGTCCTAAACGTCCTTTAATTAAGCCTTAACTCGTAAAacaaagtattatttaggctaatctcgctaataattaagcttttatttaaaaatattaatagtctttttaaaaaatattagttcGTTTAagaataagcttaataaatataataagagttaaataatattataaaaaaagatataataaaacgTAGTCCCTAAGAagtaattttttaaataaaaatataagggtctaagttagagctaagtttataattattataaagttattataggggtattaacgtatataaaaagaacggttatttattaaaaataaaaaataagtacgaAGCTTGCTTTAATATAGAGAGTACGAGCGAAGTAGGCctcggtaattatataaccgaggTCACGTGACGTGCGGTAAGGCCATAGATGGTTAAAGCCATCACGATAGGTTCAAAGGTTCTCTGGCTCTACCTTTATTCGTGGGGAGAGTAGGGGGCAGAGATCAGGCTTTCCCGGTGCTACATGAAAACAATTTGCGAGAACCCATGTTCGTTTGCTTTGTTAACACACAGATCGCCGCGTTTGGTACGACCGTCAACCTGCTGTTGGTGTTTTATGTGCTACCACGCTTATAAAAACCCCGGAGACCATGAATTAGCAGTCTTTACCTCCCCATCCCCTCGGCCCCAAACTCGTCACTCGAGCACTGGGCCCCATCATCCTGGTATCTACATTAGCCGCCAGTGAAATTCAAAGCCGGTCTCAGATCACAACGATCTAAAAGAAAAAATGTCGGATTCCTCTGACTCGGGAGACGAATCATGCTCGACCTTGTTGGACTGCCCACAAGATTTCGAACTACCTGCTGCTTCTTATGGAACGTTTCCCACCCAAAAGAATGCATCATCGCAGAGACAAAGTCAACCATTTCATCGAAGCTGGGCCGCAGGGCCTTGTGTGAAGTCTCCGCAGCTCTACCTTGTGGATGCTGAAGAAGCCACCCACAGATACAGATTAGTTCCAGCAGATATTGAGGTCGGCCAGAGACCAGCATCTACTTCCTCTACTGATCCCTCTTATGAGATATCGGAAAGCAAGGAGCTATGTGCTTGGGTGATGTTCGTTATTTTGGTCGTGGTGGGATTCGTATGTCTGACCTCTTCAGATCCTCGACTGGGATGGTCAGCTTAATATGAGTAGGTAGAGTTCAACCAATCAACCAATCAAGCCCTCAGAAAAAATACAAACATACACTGTCGTCCTGATGTTCTAATTGCCTAGATGCAAAAAGCTCAGCCCCTAACACAGGGAGCCTACGAAAGATCCGAGGAGACTCTTACCAGCCTCAGGTGTAACGATGCAAGGATTTTTACAAGAACAATACGGGACTCGAACCCGGGACCTATGCGTGCGGAGCTATTCAATCAATGCGATGACATTCCCCGCTACGACACAGGCCTTGGTGACAGAATGAAGCATTTTTGTTCATCATGTGGGCATCGAGGCTGtgtcacgtaacagggatagtaatcgcacctcacaaagtgcccgtcacgtgctgaatcacgtgtctatctcagatatcgtgtatatagaccttctccttttgtctatttccactttgatagttaagccacttttaccacactccgtatgcccattgctgcgtgccataactcgtgacagGCTGGGTGCAGGCGGAATAAACAGAATATGCCTACtaaggaaggaaggaaggaaggccCACTCTTGTGCACCTTCTCCGTCGAATACAGTGAACACAAGGTCTCATATGTATGTCAATTTTGTCAAAAGTAGATCTACAGCTCTTTCGTACCCGAGATCTGAGCTGATTTATTGTTACCTCCATCGACAGGAGCTTCCGATTGAGCAACTTTGGCGTTCTCCTCGTCCGAAAAACCTTGGGCACTGATGGCTGGCTCATACCCGTACTCTGCCATCTGTGGATGTCGCCTATCCCACCACAACATACCCAGCTGAGTAAGAATTGTAGCCACGGTGAACGCAGTTGTAAGAGGGAATCCGATAGGGTATCTTGGAGCGTCTGCGACGCGAAAGGCCCCCAGGGGTATAGTCGCATGGCCAATGTAGACGACTGTGACAGTCAAGGCCACGATAATGGAACGAGCCTCGGGCTCCTTTCGGAGTATCTCAGCCATCCATGCTATGAGCGATGGGCCACCGGCGTTGGTGCCATACGTGAGGAAGTAAAACGCAAGGATGACTTTGTGATCAGACGGCCACCCGCATAAGACTGATAGACAGATGCCGTGAGCTGCGGCAGAGAAAATGCTTATCTGCCAACGCCAACGCTTCCAGTCGGAAAGCCAGTTGAGACCAATATTGGTGACAATTTGCAAGGCGTACCCACCCAAGGGCAGGATGTTGACCTGGTACGTGTCATAAACGCGGTTGCCGGCTGAGTCTTTGATGCTTTCGAGGTACAGGACAAAGTAGGAATTTGCCCTATGAGCCCAAGCCCCAAAGGCAAAAGAGAAGAGGTAGAAGTACGTGACTGGATGAACGATAAGCTTTCGCAGCTTTTGGCGGAGTACGGATGCCGGAATGCGCTTGGATGTGTTGACGCCAGAGTTTCCCATCCTCTCACGAGCCAGGCGTTTCTCGTTCTCAGTGAGATAGATGGCGCGCGTATTCGCTGGCGAGTCGGGCACGGTGACGAAGGCTATGAGGCCCTGGCCCACTGTGACGGAGCCGGCGATGATGAAGAGCCACTGCCAGCCGGCGAGGCCATGAACACCGTTCATGTCGCGAAACAGAGCTGCTTGCAGAGCACCGAGGAACATCGCGCCGGCAACGTCACACACTGTGAAGCAGGCGACTCGGACGGCGAGCTCGGCGGGGGTGTACCAGTTGAATATGAGGGCGACGACGCTTGGCCAGAAGGCAGACGAGAACAGTCCGAGGAAGAACCGGAGACCGAAGATCGTTTGCGCATTCGGGGCTTTGTATGTGCTGCGCTAGTGGTGAGATGGCGTTCGATAAGAAAGATGTTGGAGACTTACAAGAGTACCAGCAGCCCCCAGCTCATCTCACAGAATGGAAGGAACATTGAGGGACGGAATCTTGTCTGTATCAACTGGCCAGGTACCAAGCCCAGAGCATACCCAATTGAGAAAAAGGTATTGAATTCGACAAGCTCATTGCCGTATAGGCTGAGGGACTCTCGCATGCCGGAGACGTAGGCTTGGGTTGTGGCAGACTGATCCATTTCCTTCATGATGCCTGCTAGGAACATCCATGCAAGCAGCATGACGTCTAGTTTGAAGACTAGGACATTTCTAGGGTCGCGAAAGTACGGAATGATCTTCGAGATGTGCTTAAAGATGCCTTCTTGTGGGGGGCCATAGTTGATGGGTTCCTCGGTCCCAGGCCTGGGTGTCGACAAAGTCACTGATGTGGGTTCGCCCATTGTGGCTTCAGTGACATTTGCCAGCAAGCAAAGACTGAAGACCCCCGAAATATAAGAGGGTGGAAATGACCTCGTGAGCGAGATCAGGAAGTCTTATCTGGTAAAAGACGAGGCGCTGCTTCATGACTATATAAAGAGCCATCTCGGTTGTATTAGCTAAAGGAAACCATCATTGCGATTCAAGTCGTCAAGGAAAAGTTGGGCGAATTCTTCCGAATGAAGTGATTTTCGATGTCGCGATCCAAAAAGATTGCCATCCCGCGCCCAGGTTGCAGGTGCTTGAAGACGCCAAAGTCTGGGCAAAACCCACCAGGTGTAAGGCAAACGTTGCATTAATCGCCTCCCACCGCACTGTCAGTCCAATCACCGACGGTAACGGAGGCCGCGATGTGGGAGCGGGCGAGAGACCGGGGGGTTCCGTCGGGGTTGGGTCCAGATAAGCCCCTGCCATTCAGCTATTGCGTGACCAGAGATCCAGACTGCGACATCTCTCACCCGTGCTTAGTGCCCGAAAGACGAGCGATGTGTCACCCGCTTTTGGTAATTTCTGTCGGGATGGCGGCGACGGTGCGGTTGTGTGGGTTACAAGAGGCTATTTATTGGACCCTGGCGATCCTTAAAACTCATTGGCCCTCTGACGGCAGCAGTTGGAAGTTCTTGGTGGATAAGGTAGCCAAATCATTTGAATGGTAAGGAGAAATATTGCGCTTCCCAGGCCTTATCTTTTACTCGCAAAACAAGTTCGCTTTACGATCTATCCCAGCTAGGTGCGCTCGTAGGCTTCATCCTATGCCGAGGCTTTCTCATCAGTTAACAGCGTTGCGATTGACACGAAGAAGAATCGTCAAAGCCGAGGCGCAATGTCAGCAAATCATCAACATTATTGAGCCTACAATGCATTCAATTTcttcttattcttatttgTAGATGTGCTACGTCTTCACGTTTCAAGGCATTTGGGGCTGAGGAGAATGCTTCCATGGAATTGTCAAGCATACCCAGCCGTATCAGCGCATGAGAGACTGGAGCTGTCAATTTCTTGTAAGTGCATATGAGGTGGACTACTAATACCCTAGAATTTGGAGAACTGGAATATTCTCTTCCTGAATTAGGAGACGGGTTTAACGTTCTCTTCCATCAACTCTGATTGTGTGATGAACATTTAGCCAAAGCTTTGATTTGAAATGACAACACGCGAGCTCTTATCTCATGAACTTCAATTTATCAATAGTCCTGTTCGGACCTAGGAAACCCGGCTTTTCCGGCGGGGCCTGAGCGAAGGGAGAGTGAAGACACGCATCGGTGTTCCAGAGTGGTACGAGTTTGCTCCGTGGAGGCGTCTATATTTGTTTTGCCAACTGGCGCTAGTCTCAGGCCCACGCGGTCAATTCGAGCCAGTGACCCTTGGCTAAGACATTGGACATCCCAGCGCCGCTGATGTATCACAGAGCGTAAACAGAATTTCGACCGCGTAATTCATGGGAGAGTAAAGACACGATCAAGTTTATTTGCCTATTACAAGCTCAACCTCTCGAGCCGAGCTTTTCTTCATTGCGGCGATCGTGCCTCGGCTGATGTAAAAATGAGAATTCTCGAGGCTCAACTTGACGCGTGCATCGAGCTGCATCAAGCTGTGAGGGTATTTTGGAGAAAAGCAAAGAGTTTCACGAAAACACGGCTTGCGTAATTTCTTTTGGTCGTCACCAAGCTAGGGAAGTGTTCGCTCGTGCCGCCACAGCGGGATTCTGTCAAATCTCCAACGCCTTTCCGCAGAGTCAACGTGCTTATTCGCACATCAACTGTCAATATCACAGCTAGCGCGAATTGGCGACTAAGAGAGGCACCCCACCGTCAACACTATTCGCCGTTGACTAGCTTGACTTGCAAGCTGACCATGCGCACCAGAGACACTTGTCTCTTGATTGCCTCGTACAAATGCCGGAAATCCCGAGCAGGCGCATGTTCTGTGCAAGGGGCACGTGGGAATACACCAACCGTTGTTCGCTTGAAATATGCAGCACGCCTTCGCATTGTTGCACACGTGTGATTCGAAAGGTAATCAACCTCCTGCCAGTCTTGATCGACCTTTCCATCTCAACCGTCCAATGTAAAGCTAAGAACGGAACTCCGCTCTCAACTGCTTCAACGTCAACTGTCCCTCGACGTTTGCAATCCGCCCGAACAGTA encodes:
- a CDS encoding major facilitator superfamily transporter, with the protein product MGEPTSVTLSTPRPGTEEPINYGPPQEGIFKHISKIIPYFRDPRNVLVFKLDVMLLAWMFLAGIMKEMDQSATTQAYVSGMRESLSLYGNELVEFNTFFSIGYALGLVPGQLIQTRFRPSMFLPFCEMSWGLLVLFTYKAPNAQTIFGLRFFLGLFSSAFWPSVVALIFNWYTPAELAVRVACFTVCDVAGAMFLGALQAALFRDMNGVHGLAGWQWLFIIAGSVTVGQGLIAFVTVPDSPANTRAIYLTENEKRLARERMGNSGVNTSKRIPASVLRQKLRKLIVHPVTYFYLFSFAFGAWAHRANSYFVLYLESIKDSAGNRVYDTYQVNILPLGGYALQIVTNIGLNWLSDWKRWRWQISIFSAAAHGICLSVLCGWPSDHKVILAFYFLTYGTNAGGPSLIAWMAEILRKEPEARSIIVALTVTVVYIGHATIPLGAFRVADAPRYPIGFPLTTAFTVATILTQLGMLWWDRRHPQMAEYGYEPAISAQGFSDEENAKVAQSEAPVDGGNNKSAQISDLVFTVFDGEGAQDYGTQQWAYGVW